In Lolium rigidum isolate FL_2022 chromosome 7, APGP_CSIRO_Lrig_0.1, whole genome shotgun sequence, the DNA window ATGCAACTATTGCTGCCCTGTATACACTGGTTTGCACGCCACGAAGTAATGTCAGACAATGACAAATGCATTTGAGAGCGTATAGTTAAAGGTTAGTTTTTGTAGCGATGGATTAGCATGCATGTGTATGTTGGTTACACTGCCTAGCAAATTAATTAATGAAACCACAGTCTATAAAAAATCCTTCTTGCAGTCTCAAAGCATCGCTCTTtagatcagtttttttttttggggggggggggggggattatgtACAGCAGCTGCTCTTTGGCATACACGTGCCCATGACCTTCATTTTGACTTGGTTAGAAGGAGGCACTGACAAAATAATCGATGGAAAATTGCTTAGATTTAGAAAAATAGGGTACACCTTTTATTACTTTCTCCATTATGCATGATTTCAAATATGGTTAACTGTGATTATGTTTAAAAAAAAGTGTCATCACGTTATTGCTTTAGGTTTTTATGCAGGAACGAAGTTActatttttaattaattttttattagtGCACTGCTTATGGCCTAGTGCAGTTTCGGCACGTCAATTTTTTTTATCACACTATGGgaagtagatctagatctggtggtGCTAGAGAAATTTGATAGATGCCGGCCTAGTTCACTAAACATAACTTGGTGTCGATCTTAACCATTAAAAATTGAATGTATGGTTGGTTACTTTTTCATGATTAACAACAAAATTATATGGTGTCAATAGAACTGCAGTGAGAAATAGATTTAATGCATCAATGTGGTTAGAGCACCTGCTACATATGCTTGGCAAATAATTCATATCGTGTTTCCGGGGTTCATAATAAGAGGTAGGTCTAAGATTTAAAGCATCCATGTAGTCAGAGAACATGCTAAATATGCTTGACAAATAATTCTATGATTGAAAAAGGTAACGTTCAATGAAATACCACCggtcaacaaaatcaaacaatctTGGGCCTTTGCCATCAGTCCACAATTTACCTTTAGGTCGGCAGCGTCGCCACCCTTGGCGTCCGATTTGCTTCTAAGAGTAGTCTGTATACCTTTCTCTTGTACAAATTAATCATCcgatcaaaaattcatatatgcTGGATTGAAATAGACGTTTGATTACTTCAAGACAACTTCAAGACAATTTGCGATTAAAAGAATTCAAGTGATGAAGTTGAACATGGCAGCATAGAGCCAGCAGGCCATACACAGTCACAGAGAGCCGTCAGGCTAGATTGGATCTCTTTTGCCGGTAACAAACATGACCATGCAGGCATGCAGTTTATGCCAAAATAAATCACGTCTCCTAGCATGTATGCAGATAAATCAATTAAGAGTCATACCTTACAGCTACGCCATGCAACTAATCAACAGCTCCTCCGGTCTGATTAGAAAGAAGAGATCGTGTTGCGATATTTCAACATGGGCAGACCTGAAGGATTAATTGCTCATGATGCGGTATGCAGAGGCGCGTGATCATCGGACAATGGACGCATCATATCTCTGCACCTGCATCAGCGGGAATCGGAGGCACGGCAGGACGTGCGGCCGCCGGACAACTCCGCCATCGTGAGATTAGGCTGGAGGtaatgtttttttttctgttgcgtACTGGATGGAAATAGAGAAACGGTTCGCGCGAGTGGAAGTCCTGGGACCGAGGTCATCCAACGGCAGAATATCTAGCATTAGTTGATCTAACGGGTATTAATTGCTAATCTCTAGGATTAACGTGAGGCTTCCTtaggagtctccaattagtaaatataagatataagATTATGAAGGCCTGCTAGCTTGGAGCCTAGGGACCAGAAATCCAAGGAAGAGCAGAAATCGGGGAAACACTTTCAGGGCAGGCCTTTGAGAGAGGATTCTCACACTCGCCTCCCAAAATGACCTCCAAAATCacataagaaaattacaagtagTTTGATATACCACATTCAAATCAAAGTGTAAAGTTGGCCACGAAGCCGACCACACTCAAATCAAAGTCATAGTGCATGCAAATAAAATAACGCTATTTTTTGTGTGGATAAAGGACACTTTATTACTAAAAAAGATTCAAGTATTACATCTAACCTCTACATaatcaggatgcacacaaccgctCAAGTCTAAAGATGACGAAGTACATAAATAAAAGTTAAAGACACATTACAAGTTTTCAACATAGAAACTGCTACAACGCCTAGGATGGTAGTGGACAAATTGTATAACTAACCAAGGATAGATCGATATCAAAAGGAGGGCGCCATGTCATCGACAACAACCGGTGTTAGCTGCTCTGGCGTCGGTGATGGTTGTGTTGAAGGATAGAGTCCACCATCAACTAGAAACTGCTAGGATGCTGGTGGACCAATCATATGACCAATCAaggatatattgacatcaaaaggAGGGTCGTAGACTAGTGTTGGCTGCTCTTGTGTCGGTGCTCGTTGTGTTGAAGGATAGAGAGTCCGCCATCAACTAGATGTGGAATTATTCCCTCAATTTGGCCATCATTTTTTTTACGCATTCGACATGATAACTGACATATCGGCCACTATATAAGATAGAATTTGCGATAATGAGTCACGTTATTTTAGCCTTTTGTCGCTTAGAAGTATTTGGCGATGTCATCATTGACTTTGATAGCCACACTACCTCCAGTCACAAAATCATGGATTAAGGTGTGCCACTCTTCGGAAAATCCTTTCATTTTGAGGGTATGTTGACtgaaagaccatttaactttgtCATAAGCTTTCTCAAAGTATCTTTTTCATATCACCCCATCAATTTTTTTCGATGTACTTCATGAACTGCTTCATGTAGGATTAATACCCCGTCTAGGATGTTTCTTTCTTGCATAAATACAGTTTGTGTGGGTAGTCAAACAACGAATTCAGCCTAACTGTTACAATTTTCATAGATATTTTGCAGCAAACATTAAGAAGATAGATGGGTCGGTATTGTTGGATTCTTGCTACGTCGTTAACCTTGCCAAAGTATAGGTGAAACAAGTTTAGTTGTCCGGCATGAAGGAAGTCAGCAAATGTAGAAGGTCTGTTTTAATGGCATCCCGGAAGGTCTAGTAGAACTCAGCTAGAAAACCATCCATACCCGAGGCCTTATTTTGttctatttgattttttttttacttctttcTCAATATAGGGTGCAGTAGTAAGAACATTTTCCTCATCAAAAATCTAAGACATATCATCTGCTCGGGACTCATCCATAAAAAAAGTTACCTTCTTCTGGAGCTCCAAAGAGACTTTTATAATAATTTGGGATATATGATTTAAGGAATAAATTATTAACATGTATATATAATGCAAAATTAGTATTGTTAGATATATACGACCATGAATCTATTTCATTTGATATCTATACAATATGTACTTATTTTGTCCATAAaaagatttctcaattttgatatttTTTCTCAATTTTGTTATATTTTGTTATATAGTTTTGATAAAGTttagacatccttttatggatgaaGAGAGTACTATAGTTGTTTATAGTTTTAATAAAAGTTTGATCAAAGTCTAGTTAGTTTGATTTTTTGTACTGTAAAAATAATACTCCGTATAAAGCTAGCTTGTTTATTGAAATGGAGGAAGTGCGAGTGGCCGAGTGTGCAGTGACGGAGCGCGGCGGAAAGGGGTGGCGGGGCATCGCCGAGACTACCATCCATTCACGTGGGCTCTCGCCGGACTCCGACGCGTCCACGTCCGTGATGACAGTGGACGCCGTACGCACGTCGGGTAAGACCGTGAAACGACGCAACCGAAAGAAATGGGTTATTttccctcatcactctctcctcgCTCCGCTCGCCTATAAGGTCGAGCTCAGCGCGCTACAGACACGCAGACAGAATCAGAGAAGCAGCTGAGAAGAGGAAAAGATCTCTCCGGCCAGCGCAGCCAGATCGGAGGAGAGAGAGATCAGCTTACAGCTAGTGCAACCAACGCAAAATTAATCTCCAAGCAGCATGTCGTTCTTCCTTGGCCGCACGGCGGTGCTAGTGAAGCGCGTGTGGCTCGACCTGGAGGCGCGCCTCGGCCGCCGGCGCAGCGGTCTGGGTGAGCTGACGAGGAAGGTCCGGACGTGCGAGTACGACGACGTTCACGTCATGTGGGAGCTGCTCAGCGGCATGGACGGCAGCGCGCCGCGGCAGTACGTGCACGTGCCGGCTTCCGGCGCCATGATCGCCGCCGCAGCCGggaagaagcggcggcggcggaggaggatggcCGACGCCGAATCGGCCGCGTGGAGCCGCCTCTTCTCCTCCTGCTGCGCCTTCTGATCAGAATCCGTGCTGCTGCCTCGCCAGGTGGCCGGGTTTTGGAAAGGCTACGGACGAACTATTCTTCGTTCCCGATCGGTCGCAGCGATGAAGCAGCAATCGTGGAGAGACACACACATAGTGAGAGCGATGAGCCAGCTGCAGAGATATTTTCGTGTACGTATCTTGTATTGAGAGTTGTAAATACAGGCTGCTTTGATTTCATCTTTATTTTTTGAATCGAGGCAATAAATTTGACTCTTCTGTTCAATTTAGTTGTTGATGTTTAAACTAGGATGCTAATTAAAGCCTCCAATGCAAACCTTATTAGAGGTCTTTGCTCTAATCTCTGTCCTGGAGGGATTATTTGTCTTCAGTATGTAGATGATACCATTCTCTTCTCTGAGAAAGATCCCAGTTTAGCATCAAACCTTAAGATGGTGCTAACTTGTTTTGAGAAAGTTTTAGGGATGAGAATAAACTATGAAAAAAGTAAGCTTATACCTCTTTGTGTTGATGATGAAGAGGTAAACACTTATATTATCATCATTGGATGTGCTTTAGGTAAATTCCTCATCAAATattttggtatccccttgcattacAGTAAAGTTAGAAGGGAAAACATCCAACCTCTCATTGATAAAATTCTGAAAAGAATTGTTGGATGGAGAGGGAAATTACTCTCCTATGCTGCCAAATTAACCCTCATTAAAGCTTGTCTGGCTAGCATCCCTATCTGCTTTCCTTTTTCAAATTCTCCAACTGGACTTTAGACCTCATTAATACTCAGATGGCCAACTGCTTGTGGAATAATTTTTAAGGACATATGAAACTCCACCTAGCAAATTGGAAATTAGTTTGTAAAGGAAAGACTTTGGTGGGCTTGGAATCCCAGACTTAGCCAATGTCAACCTTTGCCTCCTGAGTTCCTGGATCAAAAGATATTCCTTGGATGATGGGAAACTCTGGAGAACTTTAGTAGATGCTAAGTATAATACACACAACCCTAACATCTTCTGCAGTTCCACATCCGGGGTCTCCCAATTCTGGAAGGGCGTGATGTGGGCTGCAGAAAGTGTCAAATTTAGGTATAGGTGGAAGGTGGGCGATGGGACCAAAATTAGGTTTTGGAAAGATAACTGGTTTGGCACCTCCCCTCTAGCTGTTCAATATTTTGATCTCTTTGTAGTCTGTAATGAACAAAACAAAACCATTGCCCAAATCTGGAATGGGTCTACCCTCATGCTTTTCTTTAGGAGGAATTTCCCTCCCGCCCTCATGCAACAATGgcaggagcttgaggagattgtTTCTAGCATCACTTATTCAAATGATTGTGACTGTTTAATCTGGCAATATGAATCATCTGGCATTTATTCAACTAGCTCTCTTTATGCAATTATTAACTTTGTAGGTGTCATGCCCATTTATATTCCGGCTGTTTGGAATCTGGTTGTACCTCCTAGACTCCACATTTTCCTTTGGCTTCTATCTCATAACAACTTATAACTAGAGATAACCTGCTAAAAAGGAAGATGAATAAGTCTGTGTGTTGTATCTTCCGCTCTGAATATGAAAGCATTGATCACCTTTTTTTCAAATGCATTGTGGCAAAACAGACAAATCATAGCCAATTTCTTCAACATTTAAATTGGCCATGATTACATTTCCATTGCTAAATTTTGGGTTGCAAACAAAAAGCACCCAGTTTTGAACTTTGTTTGTGCTGCCACTCCTTGGTGTATTTGGAAATTTCGTAATG includes these proteins:
- the LOC124670464 gene encoding uncharacterized protein LOC124670464: MSFFLGRTAVLVKRVWLDLEARLGRRRSGLGELTRKVRTCEYDDVHVMWELLSGMDGSAPRQYVHVPASGAMIAAAAGKKRRRRRRMADAESAAWSRLFSSCCAF